The following proteins come from a genomic window of Chryseobacterium glaciei:
- a CDS encoding polyribonucleotide nucleotidyltransferase: protein MSIPQAITETITLADGREITIETGKLAKQADGSVVVKMGGTMLLATVVASKEAKDGVDFLPLTVDYREKFYAGGKIPGNFFRREARPSDQEILTMRLVDRVLRPLFPEDFHAEVQVMISLISYDGVSIPDDLAGLAASAAIAITDIPFNGPMSEVRVVRINGELSVNPNYADLKIADLDIMVGATKDSIVMVEGEMKEISEQEMLEAIQFAHVEIKKQVEAQERLAEKVGKSFPKREYSHENHDEAIREKVWKETYDKVYEVAKTPSGKEERGEKFKAVLAEFLAQYVENAEELERVTPFAKVYFHDVEKEAMRQMILNDKIRLDGRDPETIRPIWSEIDYLPGAHGSAIFTRGETQSLTAVTLGSVKDANMVDSVMVNYDERFFLHYNFPPFSTGEARPLRGTSRREVGHGNLAQRALANMIPEENPYTIRIVSDILESNGSSSMATVCAGTLALMDAGIQILKPVSGIAMGLVTDVKTGKFTVLSDILGDEDHLGDMDFKVTGTADGITACQMDIKIQGLSMDIMEKALLQAKDGRLHILNKITETIAVPREDVKPHAPKMVMLEISKDFIGAVIGPGGKIIQQLQKDTDTVIAIEEVGEIGRIEISGVSREKINAAIARINEITFVPVVGEVYQGKVVKVMDFGAFVAIAKGTEGLLHISEIEWARLDKVPYNEGDEVEVKFMGFDDRKKMKLSRKVLLPRPARPESKPRPEGQDRPQGDRRPERQDRPEGDRRPADQAPNENQNPSSEA, encoded by the coding sequence ATGAGTATACCTCAAGCAATTACAGAAACGATTACTCTTGCAGACGGCAGAGAAATTACAATTGAAACAGGAAAATTAGCAAAACAGGCTGATGGTTCTGTAGTCGTAAAAATGGGCGGAACAATGCTTTTAGCAACTGTTGTAGCCAGTAAAGAAGCAAAAGACGGAGTAGATTTTCTACCCTTAACGGTAGATTACAGAGAAAAATTCTACGCAGGAGGTAAGATTCCTGGAAACTTTTTTAGAAGAGAAGCCAGACCATCTGATCAGGAAATCCTGACAATGCGTTTGGTAGACAGAGTTCTTAGACCATTATTCCCTGAAGATTTCCACGCGGAAGTTCAGGTAATGATTTCATTAATTTCTTATGACGGAGTGTCAATTCCTGATGATTTAGCAGGTCTTGCAGCATCTGCAGCGATTGCTATTACAGATATCCCTTTCAACGGACCAATGTCTGAGGTTAGAGTTGTAAGAATCAATGGTGAACTTTCTGTGAACCCTAATTATGCAGATCTTAAAATTGCTGACCTTGACATCATGGTGGGAGCAACTAAAGACTCTATCGTAATGGTAGAAGGTGAGATGAAAGAAATTTCTGAGCAGGAAATGCTTGAAGCAATCCAATTTGCTCACGTAGAAATCAAAAAACAAGTTGAAGCTCAGGAAAGATTAGCTGAAAAAGTAGGCAAATCATTCCCAAAAAGAGAATATAGTCACGAAAATCACGACGAAGCAATCCGTGAGAAAGTATGGAAAGAAACATACGATAAAGTATATGAAGTAGCGAAAACTCCTTCAGGAAAAGAAGAAAGAGGTGAGAAATTCAAAGCTGTTTTAGCTGAATTTTTAGCTCAATATGTTGAAAATGCTGAAGAATTGGAAAGAGTAACTCCTTTCGCTAAAGTATATTTCCATGATGTAGAGAAAGAAGCGATGCGTCAGATGATTTTAAATGATAAAATCCGTCTTGATGGTCGTGATCCTGAAACAATTCGTCCAATCTGGAGCGAAATTGATTATTTACCGGGAGCTCACGGTTCTGCAATTTTCACAAGAGGTGAAACTCAGTCTTTAACGGCAGTAACATTAGGTTCAGTGAAAGATGCGAACATGGTAGACAGCGTAATGGTAAACTATGACGAAAGATTTTTCTTACATTATAACTTCCCGCCGTTCTCAACGGGTGAAGCAAGACCTTTAAGAGGAACTTCAAGAAGAGAAGTAGGACATGGTAACCTGGCTCAGAGAGCGTTGGCAAACATGATTCCTGAAGAAAACCCTTATACAATCCGTATCGTTTCTGATATTTTAGAATCAAACGGTTCATCTTCTATGGCGACTGTTTGTGCAGGAACTTTAGCATTGATGGATGCTGGTATTCAGATTTTAAAACCGGTTTCCGGAATTGCAATGGGATTAGTAACAGACGTTAAAACAGGAAAATTCACAGTACTTTCTGATATCTTAGGTGATGAAGATCACTTGGGAGATATGGACTTTAAAGTAACGGGAACTGCAGACGGTATCACAGCTTGTCAAATGGATATCAAAATCCAGGGACTATCTATGGATATCATGGAGAAAGCACTTTTACAGGCTAAAGACGGAAGATTACACATCCTTAATAAAATCACTGAAACAATTGCAGTACCAAGAGAAGACGTGAAACCTCACGCTCCGAAAATGGTAATGCTTGAAATCTCTAAAGATTTTATCGGTGCTGTTATCGGACCTGGTGGAAAAATCATTCAACAACTTCAAAAAGATACAGATACTGTTATTGCTATTGAAGAAGTAGGAGAAATCGGAAGAATCGAAATTTCTGGTGTAAGCAGAGAGAAAATCAATGCAGCAATCGCAAGAATCAACGAGATTACATTTGTACCTGTAGTAGGTGAGGTGTACCAAGGAAAAGTTGTTAAAGTAATGGATTTCGGAGCTTTTGTAGCAATTGCAAAAGGAACTGAAGGATTACTTCACATTTCTGAGATCGAGTGGGCTCGTCTTGATAAAGTACCTTACAACGAAGGTGACGAAGTAGAAGTGAAGTTCATGGGGTTTGATGATCGTAAGAAAATGAAACTTTCAAGAAAAGTTTTGTTGCCAAGACCTGCAAGACC
- a CDS encoding sugar MFS transporter, with the protein MNNNEVKSQSRNYTIPLITITLLFFMWGFITCMNDILIPYLKQLFKLTFFESMLVQFCFFGAYFIGSLIYFFISITKGDPINKVGYKKGILFGIFLATFGCILFYPAATFSSYPLFLGALFVLGLGFTVLQITANAYVSLLGSEESASSRLNMTQAFNALGTTIAPVLGGHLIFELFSAEDGSFSAVATRIPYLIFAGILLLVALLISRVKLPSFQTNDGEEVVKGWGALRFNHLKFGVFAMFCYVGGEVAVGSFIISFLEQPQIMGFDEVISKNYLSLYWGGAMIGRFLGAISLNQSISQGKKAIYMLGAAALVFLVIFSIVNLSFAQISFFLVFIVLNFIAFFIGKAAPARTLSIFAAINVILLISTMVNHGELAMYSVLGIGIFNSIMFSNIYTLAISGLGKYTSQGSSLVVMAILGGAIVPIFQGYLADQFGVQHSFIIPVFCYLMILIFGAYCTKYLGHVETTESKSGH; encoded by the coding sequence ATGAATAATAATGAAGTAAAATCGCAAAGCAGGAATTACACTATTCCGCTTATTACCATCACTCTTCTATTTTTTATGTGGGGATTCATCACTTGTATGAATGACATTTTGATTCCTTACCTAAAACAACTTTTCAAACTAACCTTCTTCGAATCGATGCTGGTACAGTTTTGTTTCTTTGGAGCTTATTTTATTGGCTCATTAATTTATTTTTTCATCTCTATTACAAAAGGAGATCCCATCAACAAAGTAGGTTACAAAAAAGGAATTCTCTTCGGAATTTTCCTGGCAACGTTCGGATGTATCTTATTTTATCCGGCTGCTACTTTCTCTTCCTATCCTCTATTTTTAGGGGCCTTGTTTGTTCTTGGGTTAGGATTTACCGTACTGCAAATTACTGCAAATGCTTACGTTTCTTTATTAGGATCAGAAGAATCAGCATCAAGCCGCCTGAATATGACGCAAGCTTTCAATGCGTTGGGAACTACAATTGCTCCAGTTTTAGGAGGACACTTGATCTTTGAATTATTTTCTGCCGAAGACGGTTCTTTCAGCGCGGTTGCAACAAGAATTCCTTATTTAATCTTTGCAGGTATTCTTTTATTGGTCGCTTTATTGATCTCAAGAGTAAAATTACCATCGTTTCAAACCAATGATGGTGAAGAAGTGGTAAAAGGTTGGGGAGCGTTGAGATTCAATCATTTGAAATTCGGAGTTTTTGCTATGTTTTGTTATGTAGGAGGTGAAGTTGCTGTTGGAAGTTTCATTATCAGTTTCCTGGAACAGCCACAAATTATGGGCTTTGATGAAGTGATTAGTAAAAATTATCTTTCTCTGTATTGGGGAGGAGCTATGATCGGGCGTTTTCTTGGAGCGATTTCTTTAAACCAATCGATAAGCCAAGGAAAGAAAGCGATTTATATGTTGGGAGCTGCTGCGTTGGTGTTCTTAGTCATTTTCAGCATTGTGAATCTTTCGTTTGCTCAGATCAGTTTCTTCTTGGTATTTATCGTTCTTAATTTCATTGCATTCTTTATTGGTAAAGCTGCTCCGGCAAGAACACTTTCTATCTTTGCTGCGATTAACGTTATTCTGTTGATTTCAACGATGGTAAATCACGGTGAATTAGCAATGTACAGCGTTCTGGGAATCGGAATTTTCAATTCAATTATGTTCTCAAACATTTACACATTGGCAATTTCAGGGTTGGGAAAATATACAAGTCAGGGATCATCTTTGGTGGTAATGGCAATTCTTGGAGGGGCTATTGTTCCTATTTTCCAAGGATATTTGGCAGATCAGTTTGGAGTTCAACATTCGTTTATTATTCCTGTGTTCTGTTATTTAATGATCTTAATTTTTGGAGCTTATTGTACAAAATATCTTGGTCATGTAGAAACTACAGAATCCAAATCCGGACATTAA
- a CDS encoding DUF4260 domain-containing protein encodes MKTQLQLEYVAFLILGVFAFAHTEFSWWWFAGLFFAPDISMLGYAVNNKVGAFCYNLFHHLGIAILIYLAGTFLALPYLQMIGAILFAHSAFDRVLGYGLKYLDSFQNTHLGKIGKKKE; translated from the coding sequence ATGAAAACACAATTACAACTTGAATACGTCGCATTCTTAATCTTGGGAGTTTTTGCTTTTGCCCACACTGAATTTTCTTGGTGGTGGTTCGCAGGGTTATTTTTTGCTCCCGATATTTCCATGTTAGGTTATGCTGTTAATAATAAAGTAGGAGCATTTTGTTATAATCTTTTCCATCATCTTGGAATTGCCATCTTAATTTATTTAGCAGGAACTTTTCTCGCCCTTCCTTATTTACAAATGATTGGAGCTATTTTATTTGCTCATTCTGCTTTTGACAGAGTGCTGGGATATGGATTGAAATATCTGGATAGTTTTCAGAATACTCATTTAGGTAAAATTGGAAAAAAGAAGGAATAA
- the rpsO gene encoding 30S ribosomal protein S15, with product MYLTTEKKQEIFSKHGKSATDTGSAEGQVALFTFRINHLSQHLKANRHDFATERSLVKLVGKRKSLLDYLKNKDIARYRAIIAELGLRK from the coding sequence ATGTACTTAACAACAGAAAAAAAGCAGGAAATTTTCTCTAAACACGGGAAATCTGCAACAGACACAGGAAGTGCTGAAGGACAAGTAGCTCTTTTCACTTTCAGAATCAACCATTTATCTCAACACTTAAAGGCTAACCGTCACGATTTCGCAACGGAAAGATCTTTGGTTAAATTGGTAGGTAAAAGAAAAAGTTTACTAGATTACCTTAAAAATAAAGATATCGCAAGATACAGAGCAATTATTGCTGAACTAGGTTTAAGAAAATAA
- a CDS encoding pyruvate decarboxylase, whose amino-acid sequence MRKILTFSTVFTFLLIGIASVKAQRNASEDKIRKVLYFNPEVEPDLEEIKEPTNHAFFSAVSDNLSRYKRNKMLRTETQVPFDSVDKQTIADYCINNDADFAIVPKVRYFKVGLGKYVFSNQVVVSMKLFDAEGNFITESDYDTYRKNMRLLGSAENSIKIGTNGAIKGILKELRRLKPSTEAGF is encoded by the coding sequence ATGAGAAAAATTTTAACTTTTAGTACGGTTTTCACTTTTTTATTGATCGGCATTGCTTCAGTAAAGGCACAAAGAAATGCTTCCGAGGATAAAATAAGAAAGGTCTTATACTTCAATCCTGAGGTAGAACCCGACCTTGAGGAAATCAAAGAACCCACTAATCATGCATTTTTCAGTGCAGTTTCTGATAATTTAAGCAGATACAAGAGAAATAAAATGCTCCGAACCGAAACTCAGGTTCCATTCGACAGTGTTGATAAACAAACTATCGCTGATTACTGTATTAATAATGATGCCGATTTCGCCATCGTTCCAAAAGTAAGATATTTTAAAGTAGGTCTTGGAAAATATGTTTTCTCTAACCAAGTCGTTGTAAGTATGAAACTTTTTGATGCAGAAGGAAATTTCATTACAGAATCAGATTACGATACTTATCGCAAAAACATGCGTCTTTTGGGTTCTGCAGAAAATTCTATTAAAATTGGTACAAACGGAGCAATAAAAGGCATTCTAAAAGAACTGAGGAGATTAAAACCATCTACAGAAGCAGGTTTTTAA
- the mgtE gene encoding magnesium transporter, with translation MNYNDELIFSPADIAETLSGLPADKRLLEFLKVPKQYKAEVFSHLDPDFQEETIRSIGSEDVSEILNSMTPDDRTALFEDFPDELIKYSINHLNPQERRIALKLLGYHSDSIARLMTPYYIQIRKEWTVKKCLQQIKKVGKRVETMNHLYVVDERNRLVDDLAIGSLLLAEEDTLVSELTDNHFVAITTMTSKEDAVTYFEKYDRTALPIITEAGVLVGIVTIDDILDQIEQQNTEDIQKFGGLEALDLPYTQTSLIEMVKKRGMWLVILFFSEMLTASAMGYFEDEIQKAVVLALFVPLIISSGGNSGSQAATLIIRAMALQEIGLKDWWYVMKKEIFTGLFLGGILGIIGFLRIMVWHKIGLFNYGIHWAFVGLSVGVSLVLIVLWGTISGSMVPFILKKLKLDPATSSAPFVATLVDVTGLIIYFSVAGLFLTGKLL, from the coding sequence TTGAATTATAATGACGAACTTATCTTTAGTCCTGCCGATATTGCCGAAACTCTCAGTGGACTTCCTGCTGATAAAAGGCTGTTGGAATTTTTAAAGGTTCCGAAACAATACAAAGCTGAAGTTTTCTCACATTTAGATCCGGATTTTCAAGAAGAAACCATCCGAAGTATTGGCAGTGAAGACGTTTCCGAGATCCTAAACTCCATGACTCCGGATGACAGGACTGCCCTGTTTGAGGACTTTCCGGATGAGCTTATTAAATATTCAATCAATCATCTTAATCCCCAGGAAAGAAGAATTGCCTTAAAACTATTGGGCTATCATTCTGATTCCATTGCGCGTTTGATGACACCTTATTACATTCAGATCCGTAAGGAATGGACAGTAAAAAAATGTCTTCAACAGATCAAAAAAGTAGGAAAAAGGGTTGAAACGATGAACCATTTATATGTAGTGGACGAAAGGAATCGTTTGGTTGATGACTTAGCAATAGGAAGTTTATTATTAGCTGAAGAAGACACTCTAGTCTCTGAATTGACTGATAATCACTTCGTTGCGATAACAACAATGACTTCAAAAGAAGATGCCGTAACTTATTTCGAAAAATACGACAGAACTGCGCTTCCCATCATTACAGAAGCCGGAGTTTTGGTCGGAATTGTAACGATTGATGATATTTTAGATCAAATTGAGCAACAAAATACGGAAGACATCCAAAAATTCGGGGGTCTTGAAGCCTTAGATTTACCTTACACCCAGACTTCTCTTATCGAAATGGTAAAAAAGAGAGGAATGTGGCTTGTTATCTTATTTTTCTCCGAAATGCTGACTGCATCCGCAATGGGTTATTTCGAAGATGAAATTCAAAAAGCGGTTGTCTTGGCATTATTTGTCCCTTTAATTATTTCCAGTGGAGGAAACTCTGGTTCACAGGCTGCAACATTGATCATTAGAGCAATGGCACTTCAGGAAATTGGATTGAAAGACTGGTGGTACGTCATGAAAAAAGAGATTTTCACAGGATTATTTCTTGGTGGAATTCTTGGAATCATCGGATTTTTACGAATCATGGTCTGGCATAAGATAGGCTTGTTTAATTATGGAATTCATTGGGCTTTTGTAGGTTTAAGTGTTGGCGTTTCTTTAGTATTGATCGTACTTTGGGGGACAATCTCAGGTTCTATGGTTCCATTTATCCTGAAAAAATTAAAACTCGATCCTGCAACCTCTTCTGCTCCATTTGTAGCGACTTTAGTAGATGTTACTGGACTTATTATTTACTTTTCCGTAGCTGGACTTTTCTTAACGGGTAAACTTTTGTAA
- a CDS encoding ABC transporter substrate-binding protein, whose amino-acid sequence MKIVSLVPSITEALFDLGLTENEVIGRTKFCIHPEEKVKNVAVIGGTKNINIEKIKALQPDIILANKEENIKEQVEALMEDFKVVVTNVETIEDNYYLLKNLGLLFNKEEKAQQFNLKTYEVLSQTKINYPIKVAYLIWKNPYMTIGSDTFIHRILSEIGFKNIFENKTRYPVIETEDLAEADIIMLSSEPFPFKEKHIEELREFYPNKKIMIVDGEAFSWYGTHIAKCDNYFKELISEANFV is encoded by the coding sequence ATGAAAATTGTTTCTCTAGTTCCCTCAATTACTGAGGCTTTATTTGATTTGGGCTTAACTGAAAATGAAGTCATCGGAAGAACCAAGTTCTGCATCCATCCCGAAGAAAAAGTAAAAAATGTAGCTGTTATTGGCGGAACAAAAAATATTAATATTGAAAAAATTAAAGCTTTACAACCCGATATAATCCTTGCGAATAAAGAAGAAAATATCAAAGAACAAGTTGAGGCTTTGATGGAAGATTTTAAAGTCGTAGTGACTAACGTCGAAACCATTGAAGACAATTATTATCTATTAAAAAATCTGGGTTTACTTTTTAATAAAGAAGAAAAAGCACAGCAATTCAATCTTAAAACCTACGAAGTTCTGAGTCAGACTAAAATTAATTATCCTATAAAAGTAGCTTACTTGATCTGGAAAAATCCTTATATGACGATTGGCTCTGATACTTTTATCCATCGTATTTTATCTGAAATTGGCTTTAAAAATATATTTGAAAATAAAACCCGCTATCCGGTAATTGAAACCGAAGATCTGGCAGAAGCTGACATTATCATGCTTTCCTCTGAGCCATTTCCATTTAAAGAGAAACATATTGAGGAATTAAGAGAGTTTTATCCAAATAAAAAGATCATGATCGTTGATGGAGAAGCGTTTTCATGGTATGGAACCCATATTGCGAAATGTGACAATTATTTTAAAGAACTGATTTCTGAGGCGAATTTTGTTTAA
- a CDS encoding GAF domain-containing protein has protein sequence MSELKKRLSSILESPKHNTEEKLQKVCHLLDQEISYFNWTGFYFKNGDKDELKLGPYVGAPTDHDIIPYGKGICGQVAVSNETFVVPDVHQQDNYLSCSIDTKAEIVVPIFKDGQNIGQIDIDSHKIDPFTDEDRELLEWLCKEVSKIL, from the coding sequence ATGTCAGAATTAAAGAAAAGACTTTCTTCTATACTTGAAAGTCCAAAACATAATACTGAAGAAAAGCTTCAGAAAGTTTGCCATCTTTTGGATCAGGAAATTTCTTATTTCAACTGGACAGGTTTCTATTTTAAAAATGGAGATAAGGACGAGTTGAAATTGGGTCCTTACGTTGGAGCTCCTACAGACCACGATATTATTCCTTACGGAAAAGGAATTTGTGGTCAGGTTGCCGTTTCTAATGAGACATTTGTTGTTCCTGATGTTCATCAACAGGATAACTATTTAAGTTGCTCAATTGATACGAAAGCTGAAATTGTAGTTCCGATTTTCAAAGACGGACAAAACATCGGTCAGATTGATATTGATTCTCACAAAATAGATCCTTTTACGGATGAAGACCGAGAATTATTAGAATGGCTTTGCAAAGAAGTTTCTAAGATTCTATAA
- a CDS encoding nicotinate-nucleotide adenylyltransferase: MYQKLTPKQKALTINLDPTIYGTFAEIGAGQETVRHFFRAGGASGTIAKAMSAYDKDFSDAIYGKEVKNRYVTQNRLRKMLRYEVALIEERISRDNNPNRKFFSYANTVTTINFDKTVRGHGWVGIRFQVKENEDYNEIVIHVKFKENDATLQQETLGNLGVNLIFGAFTYYDNPRRLIESLFDDVATDNLEIDMIDFSGPAFAYVDNRLMSLQLVKNNMTDAVIFNSQGSNMLPADSLYKKNIFAIRGSFRPVTKVNIDMLQNGIDMFLKDAVCTHEETEILIEITISNLRADGDIDERDFLDRVDVLGKLGYTVIISNFSEYYRLIDYFASYTTGNIGVAMGVNNLLMVFDEKYYKNLSGGILEAFGKFFRNGMRVYLYPYKDPETHELLDSENLKVEENLKELYKYFKLNNRIVDIKNYNPEFLEIYSREILRKIAGNIKGWENQLPEGVAEMIKERGMFGYKQELSLKQFS, translated from the coding sequence ATGTATCAGAAACTAACTCCTAAACAAAAAGCATTAACAATTAATCTAGATCCTACTATTTATGGTACTTTCGCAGAAATTGGAGCAGGGCAGGAGACTGTTCGACACTTTTTTAGAGCAGGAGGGGCTTCCGGTACGATTGCTAAAGCGATGTCTGCTTACGACAAAGATTTTAGTGATGCCATCTACGGAAAAGAGGTTAAAAACAGGTATGTTACTCAAAATAGACTTCGTAAAATGCTTCGTTATGAAGTAGCTTTAATTGAAGAACGAATTTCCAGAGATAACAACCCGAACAGAAAGTTTTTTTCTTACGCCAATACCGTTACAACAATTAACTTTGATAAGACTGTAAGAGGTCACGGTTGGGTAGGAATTCGTTTTCAGGTGAAGGAAAATGAAGATTATAATGAGATCGTTATCCACGTAAAATTCAAAGAGAATGATGCTACTTTACAGCAGGAAACTCTAGGAAACTTGGGGGTAAATCTTATTTTCGGAGCCTTTACATATTATGATAACCCAAGAAGGCTAATTGAATCTCTTTTCGACGACGTTGCAACCGATAACCTTGAAATTGATATGATTGATTTCAGCGGGCCGGCTTTCGCGTATGTTGACAACAGATTAATGTCTCTTCAGTTGGTTAAAAATAACATGACAGATGCGGTTATCTTCAACTCTCAAGGTAGCAATATGCTTCCGGCAGACAGTTTATACAAGAAAAACATTTTTGCGATCAGAGGAAGTTTCAGACCTGTGACCAAGGTAAATATTGATATGCTTCAAAACGGGATTGATATGTTTTTGAAAGATGCGGTCTGTACCCATGAAGAAACGGAAATTTTAATTGAAATTACCATTTCCAACCTTAGAGCAGACGGAGATATTGATGAAAGGGATTTCCTTGATAGAGTAGACGTTCTTGGTAAATTAGGTTACACTGTTATTATTTCAAACTTCTCTGAATATTACCGATTGATTGATTATTTTGCATCTTACACCACTGGGAATATTGGGGTAGCAATGGGTGTAAATAACTTGTTGATGGTATTTGACGAGAAATATTATAAGAATTTATCAGGCGGAATTTTGGAAGCTTTCGGTAAATTTTTCAGAAACGGAATGAGAGTATATCTGTATCCTTACAAAGATCCTGAAACTCATGAATTATTAGATTCTGAAAATCTTAAAGTAGAAGAAAATCTTAAAGAACTTTATAAATATTTTAAACTCAACAACCGTATTGTAGATATTAAAAACTATAATCCTGAGTTCTTGGAAATTTATTCAAGAGAAATATTAAGAAAAATTGCAGGGAACATCAAAGGTTGGGAAAATCAACTTCCTGAAGGTGTTGCTGAAATGATAAAAGAGCGCGGAATGTTCGGGTATAAACAAGAACTTTCGCTAAAACAATTCTCCTAA
- a CDS encoding MBL fold metallo-hydrolase, whose amino-acid sequence MKLKFLGTGTSQGVPVIGCTCEVCTSQNPKDNRFRSSVMISTEENKKILIDCGPDFRQQMLLNHENTIDIALITHEHNDHVIGLDDMRPLIFKSGKNMPIYCYPRVGHEIKNRFPYAFADERYPGAPAFDLHEIENEPFTVLDTEITPIEVIHFKITVFGYKFKNMAYITDAGFISDTEKEKLKNLDVLVLNCIRKFDPHPAHFILPDVIKLFEELKPKKLFLTHISHHLGLHDVEDKQLPLGMHLAYDGLEINF is encoded by the coding sequence ATGAAGTTGAAATTTTTAGGAACGGGAACTTCCCAAGGCGTACCCGTTATTGGCTGCACCTGTGAGGTGTGTACATCACAAAATCCCAAAGACAATCGTTTTCGATCTTCTGTGATGATTTCTACAGAAGAAAATAAAAAAATCCTGATCGATTGCGGTCCGGATTTTCGGCAGCAAATGCTTCTAAATCATGAAAATACAATTGATATCGCTCTTATTACTCACGAACACAATGATCATGTGATCGGGCTTGACGATATGCGACCTCTTATTTTTAAAAGTGGAAAAAATATGCCAATTTATTGCTATCCAAGAGTCGGACACGAGATAAAAAATCGTTTTCCTTATGCTTTTGCGGACGAAAGATATCCTGGTGCGCCCGCATTTGATCTTCATGAAATTGAAAATGAACCTTTCACTGTTTTAGATACAGAAATTACTCCGATTGAAGTGATTCATTTTAAGATTACCGTTTTTGGATATAAGTTTAAAAATATGGCTTACATCACAGATGCCGGCTTTATTTCTGACACGGAAAAGGAAAAACTGAAGAATTTGGATGTCTTAGTTTTGAACTGTATCCGAAAATTTGATCCGCATCCGGCACATTTTATCCTTCCAGACGTTATAAAACTGTTCGAAGAGCTAAAACCTAAGAAATTATTTTTAACTCATATCAGTCATCATTTAGGTTTACATGATGTTGAAGATAAACAACTTCCGCTCGGAATGCACCTTGCCTACGATGGTTTGGAGATAAATTTTTAA